TTGATGAAACACATCAAAGGGCGGTTCTGGCAGTGAGTCGGCCTACGGAGATCGGAGATCTTTATCTTCTTCGGCTTTCAACGGGGGAGTGGAAACGGTTAACGAATAAAAATGAGGAGCTCATGTCTCAACTCACCCTTTCCACACCGGAGGAATTCCGGTTTGATGCAAAGGATGGTTGGATCATTCAGGGTTGGTTGATGAAGCCGGTCGACTTCAAGCCGGAAGAGAAATATCCGCTAATCCTTGAGATTCACGGCGGACCTCACGCGATGTATGGAAATACCTTTTTCCATGAAATGCAGGTTCTTGCGGCAAAAGGATATGCGGTTCTTTATACCAATCCCCGGGGCAGCCATGGGTATGGACAAACCTTCGTCCATGCCGTCTGCGGCGATTACGGGGGGATGGATTACGAGGATCTGATGGCCGGTGTGGACGAGGCGTTACGACGCTTTACCTTCATCGATAAAGACCGCCTGGGGGTGACGGGAGGAAGCTACGGTGGCTTTATGACGAATTGGATCGTGGGGCATACGAATCGGTTTAAGGCAGCGGTCACACAGCGCTCCATCTCCAATTGGATGAGCTTTTATGGGGTAAGCGATATCGGCTATTTCTTCACAGAGTGGGAGATAGGTTTTCCTCTTTTCGACCATCCGGAAAAGCTCTGGGAGCATTCTCCCCTGAAATATGTGAAGAATATGGAGACACCCCTTCTTATCCTGCATAGCGAGAGGGATTATCGGTGTCCCATTGAACAGGGCGAACAGCTTTATGTGGCTTTGAAACATTTAAACAAAGTGACGCGATTCGTCCGGTTTCCTGACTCAAACCATAACCTTTCCCGAACCGGAAAGCCTAGCTTACGCATTGAACGCCTGCATCATATCGTGGATTGGTTTGGGAAATACATGTAAACAATATTCTCTATGAAAAAAACGCAAAATAATGTGATCGGACGTTTCTCTCTTTTGAGATGAAGCGCTTTTGAAAGAGAAGATGGAGAGCGGTATGTGATAAGATGAGGGGGAATCAAATGATGCCGTAACCGATCTTGGCGGCACATCGATGGAGGATAACGATGGATATTCACCAACAAAGGGATATACAGGACATGGAAGATCGATTCGTGGGGGAAAGAACGGTGGAAAGGGATGGGGAAAAACTTTGGACCAAGGATTTTATTACCGTTACCCTGGCCAATCTCTTCCTTTTCTTCAGCTTTCAAATGCTGATTCCCACTTTGCCCGCCTACGTCCAGGCAAAAGGTGGGAACGACCTGGCGGTTGGTATGGTGATCGCCCTTTTTACCGTTTCCGCGTTAATTACCCGTCCTTTCGCAGGTAACGCTTTAGACCGAATCGGGAGAAAGGGGGTCCTCTACGCAGGGCTTCTCCTCTTCACGCTGTCGGCGTTCGGATATGTCTGGACGGCGACCGTCTTTCTCATCCTCTTCCTCCGTTTTGTGCACGGCATCGGTTGGGGGATGACGACCACTTCTTTCGGGACCATCGTTTCCGATTTGATCCCGGCGAAGCGAAGAGGGGAGGGAATGGGTTATTTCGGGTTATCTTCCACCTTTGCCATGGCTTTAGCTCCTCTGCTCGGTCTCTGGATCATGAATGAACGGGGTTTTTCCTTTCTTTTTCTCCTCTCCACAGGGCTAGCCGTCACCGCCTTTCTTATATCCCTTCCCATTCGAGAGACGAAAGGAAAGGGACCTGTGGGTGGAGTCAAGGGACTCATCGAGCCGCAAGCCCTTTTTCCTTCGCTTTTAATCATGCTCTTTGCTTTAACGTATGGCGGGGTGGTGGGGTTTATTACCCTCTTCGGGAAAGAGGTAGGAATTGCTAACGTGGGAGGTTTTTTTCTCTTTAATGCGCTCATGGTCATGTTGGTACGCCCGGTTTCAGGAGTCCTGTATGACAAAAGGGGGGCTGGATGGGTTCTCATTCCCGGTACGATCTCGGCGGTCATAGGCCTTCTTCTCCTCTCTTACACCCATTCCACAGGAATGCTCTATCTCTCCGCCTTTTTCTACGGGATCGGTTTCGGGACGATCCAGCCATCGTTACAGGCATGGACCATCTCCCGAGTACCCCCGGGAAGGAGGGGAACGGCAAACGGAACTTTCTTTTCTTCTTTTGATCTTGGCATTGGACTTGGGTCGGTTTTATTGGGGATGGTGGCCGGTTGGTTCAGCTATGGAATGATGTATCGATTTTCCATTGTCTTCCTCCTTCTGTTTTTGGTTCTCTATGCGGGTTATGGGCTGGGGAAGAGGTCTCAAAGGGAGAAAGGGGAAAAAAATGCGCAAGGTTTATGATCATCTGGAGCGCCTTGTAGAGATTCCTGAGAATCCGGAAAGGATCGTTTCGCTCGTTCCTTCCATTACAGAGACTCTGTTCGCCTTCGGGCTCGAGGGAAGAATCGCAGGGAGGACCCGCTACTGCATCGCTCCTCCTGAAGCCAAGGAAGTGCCTGTGGTAGGAGGGACAAAGGATGTGAAAGCGGAGAAGATCCTCTCTTTGCGGCCCGATCTCATCTTGGCGGAGAAGGAAGAGACGCCGAGGGAGCTGGTGGAACGCTTGGAAAAAGAGGTTCCCCTTTATGTGGCCGATGTGGAGAATTTTGAAGAGGGAATCCGCTTGATCCGGGATTTGGGTGAGATCACCGGGAAGAGGGAGCGGGCAGAGGAGATTCTCTCTGCTTTGGAGAAGGAATATGCTCGCTTCCGAGAAGAGAGGGAAGGGATTGGGCGGAAAGTTTTTGAACGTGGAAAAAGAGGGCAGGAGTCTTTGACGGTCGCTTATTTAATCTGGAGGAAGCCCAATATGGCCGCAGGTTCTTCCACCTTTATCGATGCCATGCTCCGGCAGATGGGGCTTAAGAATGTTTTCGCCGGGAGACAGCGTTATCCTGTGGTGTCGGAGGCGGAGCTTCAGGCGGCCAAACCGGATCTCCTCTTTCTCAGTTCGGAGCCATACCCCTTTTCCCCGAAGCACCGAGAAGAATTTCAACGCATGCTGCCCGATTCAAGGATCCACTTTGTGGACGGAGCCATTTTTAGCTGGTACGGGGTGCGGATGTTGCAAGCCCCTTCCTATTTTATCCGTCTGCTGTCGGAAATCGTCAACCCTCTTTAGATGTAGTTTAAGCCTGCGGTGTAGGGGAAAGGGATAAGCTCGAAGAGGTTTCGGACTCTTTTTTCCTCCTCCCATTCTTTCGAAGCGTCGAACAATTCCTCTAGCTTCTCTCTTTGCCCGGAAGGAATGAGGTTAAAATAGGGTTTCAATTGCTCGTTCAGGACTTCCAGATTTAGGATTTTCACCGTCCCCTGATTTGGCTCCTCGGCATATGGAATGGAGGACATCAGCCGATGGAGCTCCTTCTCATGTTTCGGTATGGGAATATCAAGGATAGTTTCTTTCTCCGCTCTGACGGCATGAGCCATCAGGGCGACCACTGCATGGGGATTCCCAGCCCATTCAATGGCGAGCAGTTTTTCCGGGTTTATGGGTGTATCGCTGAGGAAACTTTCTTCCTTGGAATCGACTTCCCTTTTTCTGGGAGGGTCTCCCGATTTCTTTGGAACCCCCACGACCAGATACCCTTCTAACCTCCCGTTCTTTTCCGCCACCCATATCTGGTGACGCATCTTCACACAGCTGGCAAAAGCCTCCTGTTCCAAGAGAGTGGACAGATCGAAGAGGCTCTGTGCGTAAGCCACCTCCCGTCTGTCGGCGAGGAGAGCCATCTCGAGGATGTCGGTACTCTTCCTTTCTCGGATGAGGTACCCTGAATGGATGGTGGAGGGTAAAGAACGAAGGAGGTCGGGAGGGAGGCGGTATCTTCTCACGTTGCCAAAAGGATGGCACCCGATGCGCCGATAGAGGGGGAGGGTTCCGGAAACCAGCAGGAGGGAGGCTTGGGCTTCTTTGGCGTAAACGACCACTTCCTCCAGTAAGCGGCTTGCATATC
The DNA window shown above is from Thermicanus aegyptius DSM 12793 and carries:
- a CDS encoding ABC transporter substrate-binding protein, producing MRKVYDHLERLVEIPENPERIVSLVPSITETLFAFGLEGRIAGRTRYCIAPPEAKEVPVVGGTKDVKAEKILSLRPDLILAEKEETPRELVERLEKEVPLYVADVENFEEGIRLIRDLGEITGKRERAEEILSALEKEYARFREEREGIGRKVFERGKRGQESLTVAYLIWRKPNMAAGSSTFIDAMLRQMGLKNVFAGRQRYPVVSEAELQAAKPDLLFLSSEPYPFSPKHREEFQRMLPDSRIHFVDGAIFSWYGVRMLQAPSYFIRLLSEIVNPL
- a CDS encoding MFS transporter, yielding MDIHQQRDIQDMEDRFVGERTVERDGEKLWTKDFITVTLANLFLFFSFQMLIPTLPAYVQAKGGNDLAVGMVIALFTVSALITRPFAGNALDRIGRKGVLYAGLLLFTLSAFGYVWTATVFLILFLRFVHGIGWGMTTTSFGTIVSDLIPAKRRGEGMGYFGLSSTFAMALAPLLGLWIMNERGFSFLFLLSTGLAVTAFLISLPIRETKGKGPVGGVKGLIEPQALFPSLLIMLFALTYGGVVGFITLFGKEVGIANVGGFFLFNALMVMLVRPVSGVLYDKRGAGWVLIPGTISAVIGLLLLSYTHSTGMLYLSAFFYGIGFGTIQPSLQAWTISRVPPGRRGTANGTFFSSFDLGIGLGSVLLGMVAGWFSYGMMYRFSIVFLLLFLVLYAGYGLGKRSQREKGEKNAQGL
- a CDS encoding GNAT family N-acetyltransferase; protein product: MKLSRLTKSQLEEAVLLADRVFRDREQISMGKAFPQIFHPPLESHSFGVYENGKLVSFMGLVPGVVKVGEAKLKIFSLGSVCTDPLYRGRGYASRLLEEVVVYAKEAQASLLLVSGTLPLYRRIGCHPFGNVRRYRLPPDLLRSLPSTIHSGYLIRERKSTDILEMALLADRREVAYAQSLFDLSTLLEQEAFASCVKMRHQIWVAEKNGRLEGYLVVGVPKKSGDPPRKREVDSKEESFLSDTPINPEKLLAIEWAGNPHAVVALMAHAVRAEKETILDIPIPKHEKELHRLMSSIPYAEEPNQGTVKILNLEVLNEQLKPYFNLIPSGQREKLEELFDASKEWEEEKRVRNLFELIPFPYTAGLNYI